The DNA sequence TGCCGGTCGACCAGGCGAGCGTCTTCCCGTACATCAGTCCCACCAGGAGCGCGCCGACGAGCCCGGGTCCCGACGTCACGGCAATCGCGTCGATGTCGTCGAGGGTGGCACCGGCCTCGCCGAGCGCCCGGTCCACCACGGGAGCGATGGCGGTGAGGTGGGCGCGGCTCGCGAGTTCGGGCACCACGCCGCCGAACACCGTGTGCACGTCTTGCGAGAGGATCACGACGCTCTCGAGCGCCGGGCGCCCCTGCTCCAGCCGGACGACCGCGGCAGATGTCTCGTCGCAGGACGACTCGATGCCGAGGACGCGCATCGGGTGGGTCAGCTCTGCTGGTCGAGCAGCCGCTCGATCAGGTCCCGGTTGGCCTTGGAGCTCCAGTCGTGCGTGCCGATGATCCGCTTGATGATCACGCCGTTGTGGTCGAGCAGGAAACTCTCTGGCACGCCCGTGGTCTGGTAGATGCGCTGGATCTCCCCGCTCCGGTCGAGCAGGAGGTCGAAGGTCAGGCCCAGTTCGGTCCCGAAGGCGAGCACGCCGGCCGGGTCGCCATCGTCGATGCTGACGGCGGCCACCTTGAAACCGCGGGGTGCAAGATCCTTGTAGGCGGCCTCCATGGCGGGCATCTCTTCCCGGCATGGGGCGCACCACGTGGCCCAGATATTCACCAGCGTGACCTGCCCGGCGTACTTCTCGCGAAGCGAAACGGTGTCGTTGGTCGCGAGATCCAGGACCCGGAAGTCCGGGGCCTTCTTGTTGACCGCGACGCCGTAGTTGTCCGGGCTGTTCTTCACGAGCGCCACGGCCCCGACGACCATCGCGATGACGATTGCGCCGACGACCATCCACTGCTTGGACATGATTGTGCTCTTCCTCAGGCCCGTGCCATGCACAGGCGATGGAGTTCATTGACGGCGCCGCCCAAAAAGGCGGCGCCGAAGATGGCGGTGCCCGCCACAAAGGTGTCCGCGCCGGCGGCGTGCGCCTGCGCGATGGTCTTGGGCGTGATCCCGCCATCGACCTCGAGGCGGGCGCCCGACCTCCGGGCATCAAGCAGTGCGCGGACGCGACGAATCTTGTCGGTGGCGGCCGGGATGTACGACTGCCCGCCGAATCCGGGGTTCACCGACATCACCAGCACCAGGTCGAGGTCGGCCACGACTTCCTCGATGAGCGCGAGCGGCGTCGAGGGATTGAGCGCCAGCCCCGCCGCCATCCCGTGGGCGCGCACGGTGGCCAGGTGTCGCTGCACATGCACCGTCGCTTCGGGATGAAAGGTGAACACGTTCGCGCCGGCGGCGGCGTACTCCTCGATATACTGCTCCGGCCGCTCGACCATCAGGTGGACATCAATCGGACAGTCGGTGATCCGGCGGATCGCCCGGATCATCGGCGCCCCAAAGGTGAGGTTCGGCACGAAGTGGCCGTCCATCACATCCACGTGCATCCATTCGGCGCCGCCCGCGAGGGCCTTCTCCACCTGCTCCGGGAGGCGCGCGAGGTCGGCGCTGAGCACGCTGGGTGCGATGATCGGGTTCACGGGGTCCTCTCCAGGGTCAGGTCCACTCTGCTCCGCCGGGGGAGGCGCACGCCGGGGGAGGGTCGCTGTTCCAGCACCACACCGGGCCGCGACCCGGGCCGGCTCTCATACCGGACGTAGCCGACCAGCAGGCCCAGCGCCTCCAGGCGTTCGGCGGCCTGGTCGCGGTTCAGGCCCCGGAGGGTCGGCACCTGAATATCGGCGGGCCCGCGGCTCACGACCAGCGTCACATCTTCACCCGGCCGGCGGACCACCCCCAGCCCCGGCCGTGTGGCCAGCACGGTGCCCGGGACGGTAAGGGAGGCCACCGAGTCGATGGAACCCACCCGGAAGCCCGCCTCGCGCAGGACGGAGATGGCCAGGTCCAGGTCGAGGTTCACCACATCGGGCACCACGGACGCTTCCGGCCCGGTGCTTACTGTCAGGCGGACCACAGCGGAGGGAGGCAGCTGCATATCGGGCGGTGGATCCTGCCAGACGACGACACCGCC is a window from the Gemmatimonadales bacterium genome containing:
- a CDS encoding TlpA disulfide reductase family protein produces the protein MSKQWMVVGAIVIAMVVGAVALVKNSPDNYGVAVNKKAPDFRVLDLATNDTVSLREKYAGQVTLVNIWATWCAPCREEMPAMEAAYKDLAPRGFKVAAVSIDDGDPAGVLAFGTELGLTFDLLLDRSGEIQRIYQTTGVPESFLLDHNGVIIKRIIGTHDWSSKANRDLIERLLDQQS
- the rpe gene encoding ribulose-phosphate 3-epimerase, which produces MNPIIAPSVLSADLARLPEQVEKALAGGAEWMHVDVMDGHFVPNLTFGAPMIRAIRRITDCPIDVHLMVERPEQYIEEYAAAGANVFTFHPEATVHVQRHLATVRAHGMAAGLALNPSTPLALIEEVVADLDLVLVMSVNPGFGGQSYIPAATDKIRRVRALLDARRSGARLEVDGGITPKTIAQAHAAGADTFVAGTAIFGAAFLGGAVNELHRLCMARA
- a CDS encoding PASTA domain-containing protein, producing MVSRRFLTWLAVLGGASLLGYLLAAVVLFPAPISDTGNLVPSVIGQPYTSAEKTLQAAGFRVRRESEVPHPTALGGVVVWQDPPPDMQLPPSAVVRLTVSTGPEASVVPDVVNLDLDLAISVLREAGFRVGSIDSVASLTVPGTVLATRPGLGVVRRPGEDVTLVVSRGPADIQVPTLRGLNRDQAAERLEALGLLVGYVRYESRPGSRPGVVLEQRPSPGVRLPRRSRVDLTLERTP